In Nicotiana tabacum cultivar K326 chromosome 11, ASM71507v2, whole genome shotgun sequence, a single window of DNA contains:
- the LOC107818354 gene encoding ACT domain-containing protein ACR12 — MAIANAFFASLRSAFSDADYGVNSSPSAVFHAFSSSGVTTSRRRKYTVYCTLDRVDSMSLSPALKAEQESGYVPLPIVHLIQDPECDATTVEISFGDRLGLLIDTMKALKDLGLDVVKGIVTTEGSVKKTKFLITRLDTGRKVEDPDLLERIRLTIINNLIKYHPESSEQLAMGEAFGIKAPEKKPDVDIATHIHIKDDGPKRSILHVETADRSGLLVEVVKIMADINIDVESAEIDTEGLVAKDKFYVSYRGAALTSSLSQVLVNCLRYFLRRPETDEESY; from the exons ATGGCTATCGCCAACGCTTTCTTCGCTTCACTTCGATCGGCGTTCTCCGATGCCGATTACGGCGTCAACTCTTCTCCCTCCGCCGTTTTTCACGCATTTTCCAGTTCCGGTGTTACGACTTCTCGCCGGAGAAA GTATACTGTTTATTGTACTCTAGATAGAGTTGATTCAATGAGTTTGTCACCAGCATTA AAAGCCGAGCAGGAGTCTGGTTATGTTCCTTTGCCAATTGTTCATTTAATTCAGGATCCTGAATGCGATGCAACCACTGTGGAAATTAGCTTCGGTGATCGGCTAGGTCTTCTCATTGACACG ATGAAGGCACTCAAAGACTTGGGCTTGGATGTTGTGAAAGGAATTGTTACCACCGAGGGTTCAGTGAAAAAGACAAAGTTTCTTATTACACGATT GGATACCGGGCGCAAAGTTGAAGATCCTGATTTATTGGAGAGGATTCGTTTGACCATAATCAACAACCTTATCAAGTATCATCCA GAGTCTAGCGAGCAGCTTGCTATGGGTGAGGCTTTTGGGATAAAAGCACCAGAAAAGAAG CCTGATGTTGATATCGCGACTCATATACATATCAAGGATGATGGACCTAAAAGGAG TATACTGCATGTTGAAACAGCTGATCGATCTGGTTTACTGGTGGAAGTCGTCAAAATAATGGCTGATATTAACATTGATGTTGAATCAGCAGAGATTGATACAGAA GGTCTAGTTGCGAAGGACAAGTTCTATGTCAGTTACAGAGGGGCAGCATTAACTAGTTCTTTGTCTCAG GTGCTTGTAAACTGCCTGCGGTACTTCCTTAGGAGGCCTGAGACAGATGAAGAAAGTTACTAG
- the LOC107818355 gene encoding uncharacterized protein LOC107818355: MELEKGVQRWAVDISEWNPSPHHFSFAMSFLPQHEHPSITRFFKMEDRKRALVSRLLQYALVHQVLGIPYNEIVIRRTAEGKPYLECDKPNLELPNFNFNASHHGDFVAIASEPICLVGLDVVAQTIPEKESVEDFIESFSSYFSGLEWFNIINAGSSHQILSEFYRYWSVKEAFVKAIGVGVGYKLDTVEFLHKNWANIVVKVDGKELKDWRFWLLELGKGHMASIARGHPMFATTSYRGTLKRTQFNDEEYNMGLNLPNGSFILRKVEDLLHSNEAGRVSP, translated from the exons ATGGAATTGGAGAAGGGAGTGCAGAGATGGgcagttgacatttctgaatgGAACCCTTCTCCCCATCACTTCTCTTTTGCTATGTCTTTTCTTCCCCAGCATGAACATCCCTCTATTACCAG GTTTTTTAAAATGGAAGACCGAAAACGGGCGCTTGTGAGCAGATTGTTGCAGTATGCACTGGTACATCAAGTCTTGGGAATCCCATACAATGAAATTGTCATCAGGCGTACTGCTGAGGGAAAACCATACCTG GAATGTGACAAACCGAACTTGGAGTTGCCAAATTTCAACTTCAACGCATCACATCATGGTGATTTTGTGGCTATTGCTTCTGAACCAATATGCCTTgtgggattggatgttgttgctcAAACTATTCCTGAGAAAGAATCAGTTGAAGATTTCATTGAGAGTTTCTCATCATACTTCTCAGGACTGGAATGGTTTAACATAATCAATGCTGGATCTTCTCATCAGATTTTAAGTGAGTTTTATAG ATATTGGAGTGTGAAGGAAGCATTTGTCAAAGCCATTGGTGTCGGCGTGGGTTACAAATTGGACACTGTCGAATTTCTTCACAAAAACTGGGCAAACATAGTTGTCAAAGTTGATGGTAAAGAACTGAAAGATTGGAGATTTTGGCTTCTTGAATTGGGGAAAGGCCACATG GCATCGATTGCTAGGGGTCACCCAATGTTTGCCACTACCAGTTACAGGGGAACGTTGAAGCGGACACAATTTAATGATGAGGAATACAACATGGGGCTTAATCTTCCAAATGGAAGCTTCATTTTGCGGAAGGTAGAAGACCTTTTGCACTCCAATGAAGCAGGTAGAGTATCACCATAA